Proteins encoded by one window of Thermobaculum terrenum ATCC BAA-798:
- a CDS encoding extracellular solute-binding protein — protein sequence MHKLSKYKIYYIFSLLLITLSLSITSCGASNTGSTPTTAANSPSPSPSGASPSPSSQQNTPSASPTQANNGQESSQQHGKLWSDKPVSIEIYATVGSTEVGPPPKNWFWYDAVKKATNIDVKISWITDPSQYTPTLQTRAGANDLPDLFTTDRNTLQQLVQQGLVADWSPYLKYMPNFVKDRDVNELAKYGTFDGKHYGLVTKNAYPYKGIVIIRQDWLDKLGLKPPKTIDEYLEVMKAFTEKDPDGNGKKDTYGYTAFIDDNGQISGFDPFFAAFGAQLDWKFEKDQVVPMRISDQRRQALEFINKMVNEGVLDPDWKTQQGQDYANKWKTGKVGIFAGDWCAIFCRQGYQEFARANPNGKMVIIDPPVGPNGDSAAGTYSRLGNMYVMSKKAADAGKGEAIARLLEWIDTDGYYLTAFGQEGVNWKRDSQGHIVPGPKSYLDPENLVLTQLRGYAYKGTEEELRARYDNTYKAANGQTISVWSVYQRALKLPKLDTTNQAIIPPAPPEISADLTRTMAEAELKFATGQRPFSDWPNYVNQVKSMGLDQWTEMANQAAAEAGLIKK from the coding sequence ATGCATAAACTATCCAAATACAAAATATATTATATATTCAGTTTACTTCTTATAACTCTATCTCTCTCGATAACTTCATGTGGAGCCTCGAATACGGGAAGTACCCCTACTACTGCAGCTAATAGTCCATCTCCCAGTCCTTCAGGGGCTAGTCCTTCTCCTAGTAGTCAGCAGAACACCCCAAGCGCTAGCCCTACGCAAGCAAACAATGGACAGGAATCTTCACAGCAACATGGCAAACTCTGGTCGGACAAGCCTGTCTCCATTGAGATTTATGCAACTGTTGGATCCACCGAAGTTGGCCCCCCACCTAAGAACTGGTTCTGGTATGATGCCGTTAAGAAGGCTACTAACATAGATGTCAAGATAAGCTGGATTACAGATCCCAGCCAGTACACACCGACCCTGCAAACAAGGGCTGGCGCTAATGATTTACCTGATCTATTCACAACAGACCGTAACACACTTCAACAGCTAGTACAACAGGGATTAGTTGCCGATTGGTCCCCTTACCTCAAGTACATGCCCAACTTTGTAAAAGATAGAGATGTAAATGAACTAGCTAAGTACGGAACGTTTGATGGCAAACATTATGGACTAGTAACGAAGAATGCTTATCCTTACAAAGGCATCGTAATAATTAGACAAGACTGGTTGGACAAATTAGGGCTCAAACCTCCCAAGACAATAGATGAGTACTTGGAGGTAATGAAGGCATTTACAGAAAAGGACCCGGACGGGAATGGTAAGAAAGACACCTACGGTTACACAGCCTTTATTGACGATAACGGACAAATCTCTGGTTTTGATCCTTTCTTCGCTGCTTTTGGCGCTCAACTCGACTGGAAATTTGAAAAGGACCAAGTGGTCCCGATGAGGATCAGCGATCAGAGACGACAAGCACTTGAATTTATTAACAAGATGGTTAATGAAGGGGTACTGGACCCAGATTGGAAGACTCAGCAAGGGCAAGACTACGCTAATAAATGGAAAACCGGTAAAGTAGGCATATTTGCTGGAGATTGGTGCGCAATATTCTGTCGGCAAGGATATCAAGAATTCGCTCGGGCAAATCCAAACGGTAAGATGGTAATCATTGACCCTCCAGTTGGTCCTAATGGAGACAGCGCAGCAGGAACATACTCTAGGCTAGGAAATATGTATGTAATGTCCAAGAAGGCGGCAGATGCAGGCAAAGGAGAAGCCATTGCTCGGCTGCTTGAATGGATCGATACAGATGGCTACTACCTTACTGCCTTTGGTCAGGAAGGGGTAAACTGGAAACGCGATAGCCAGGGGCACATAGTTCCCGGACCCAAATCCTATCTTGATCCTGAAAATTTGGTGCTAACGCAGCTCAGAGGTTATGCTTACAAGGGTACGGAAGAAGAGTTGAGAGCTAGATATGATAACACTTATAAGGCAGCTAACGGGCAAACCATATCCGTATGGAGTGTTTACCAAAGAGCACTCAAACTACCCAAGCTCGATACCACTAACCAGGCCATAATTCCTCCAGCCCCGCCTGAGATATCTGCAGACCTTACGCGAACAATGGCCGAAGCTGAACTTAAGTTCGCAACAGGACAAAGGCCATTCTCAGATTGGCCCAATTACGTCAATCAAGTTAAGTCTATGGGATTAGATCAATGGACCGAGATGGCCAATCAAGCAGCAGCTGAAGCAGGCTTGATCAAGAAGTAG
- a CDS encoding carbohydrate ABC transporter permease yields the protein MALYRSMGRSEKLWDAGVYLLLTLSAIVVIVPIWYVLMISITPFEVWARTGGTLLPHPSEITFEAYKQLLSSWRLPRAFQVSVFITVFGTLLNLIFTTMMAYPLSKKNFRLRNPILLFILFTLLFNGGLVPTYIVVRNLGLIDSYLALILPGLISGFNVLIMKAFFQNIPDELEEAAKIDGASDFQVLWHIILPLSKPILATIGLFYAVGHWNSFFDAILYIRSADKQPLQVVLREILAAGNLTNYVPVEHETMPTESLRMAAVVISTIPVLIVYPFLQRHFTAGVLLGSIKE from the coding sequence ATGGCACTCTATAGAAGCATGGGCAGGAGCGAAAAATTATGGGACGCTGGGGTCTACTTGCTCCTAACACTAAGTGCCATAGTGGTGATAGTGCCCATATGGTACGTCCTTATGATCTCTATCACTCCCTTTGAGGTTTGGGCTAGAACAGGGGGCACCCTGCTCCCTCATCCTTCGGAGATAACCTTCGAGGCCTATAAGCAGCTACTAAGCTCTTGGCGTTTACCAAGGGCATTCCAGGTTAGCGTGTTCATTACTGTATTTGGCACCCTGCTAAATCTCATTTTCACGACCATGATGGCTTATCCTCTATCCAAGAAAAATTTCAGGCTTAGGAATCCAATCCTTTTGTTTATTCTCTTCACGTTACTATTCAATGGGGGATTAGTACCTACATATATAGTTGTTAGAAACTTAGGCCTAATAGATAGCTACTTAGCACTGATACTTCCCGGCCTAATAAGCGGGTTCAATGTACTGATAATGAAGGCCTTCTTCCAAAATATACCCGATGAGCTTGAAGAAGCTGCTAAGATCGATGGCGCATCCGACTTCCAAGTTCTGTGGCACATAATACTGCCTCTATCTAAGCCGATATTAGCAACTATAGGGTTATTCTATGCGGTAGGGCATTGGAACTCATTCTTCGACGCAATCCTATATATCCGCAGTGCTGATAAGCAACCACTGCAGGTAGTTTTGCGGGAAATCCTAGCCGCTGGCAACCTAACAAACTACGTTCCTGTAGAACACGAAACCATGCCCACGGAATCCCTAAGAATGGCTGCAGTTGTAATAAGTACGATACCAGTACTTATCGTGTACCCATTCCTGCAGCGACATTTCACGGCAGGAGTGCTCCTAGGATCCATCAAGGAATAA
- a CDS encoding sensor histidine kinase, producing MVVGVILLAFTGALYELAARNLMHDVQSSLVDRAQQVNGAIRQYVVFGALRPKQVIEIPPPESFASSDTVVQISTLDGQVIVTTSTPNGNNIPLDQDTLQQVSLGNSTFERIKVGDEELEVYSSPILLRDRVIGVLQVARSLQLIEQTLARLRLFAIVGFTLAMTASILATFYVANRSLFPLKELIRTAERVGRSGDLSQRVKTSPNLDEVGKLASTFNTMLERLELSDKQLRETLDAERRFVADASHELRTPLTTILGNAGLLLKVPNMSPEDRQESLEQIYEEADRMRRLVSDLLTLARADAGFRLKQEPVKVQPVVESAVREMEHRATDRQLRIDKISDVEVVGDKDALKQLVLILLDNAIKYTRNQDSIQVEVEKDDSQAVIRVADTGIGISQEHLPHIFERFYRADTSRSSDGTGLGLSIAKWIVEQHCGSISVASEIGKGSIFEVKLPAKK from the coding sequence ATGGTAGTAGGAGTGATACTCCTAGCATTTACTGGGGCTCTGTATGAGCTAGCAGCCAGGAACCTTATGCATGATGTGCAGAGTTCATTAGTAGATAGAGCCCAACAAGTCAATGGAGCCATTCGGCAATATGTAGTTTTTGGAGCATTAAGACCGAAACAGGTTATAGAGATTCCCCCTCCTGAATCCTTTGCATCGTCTGATACAGTAGTGCAAATAAGTACTCTCGACGGTCAGGTTATAGTAACTACCTCTACACCGAACGGGAATAATATTCCTTTGGATCAGGACACACTTCAACAGGTATCTCTAGGCAATAGTACTTTCGAGCGTATAAAAGTAGGAGATGAAGAGCTAGAGGTATACAGTAGCCCTATATTACTCAGAGACAGGGTAATAGGAGTTCTACAGGTAGCAAGAAGCCTGCAGCTCATCGAGCAGACATTGGCAAGGCTCAGATTATTCGCGATAGTAGGCTTCACTCTAGCTATGACAGCTTCGATACTGGCTACATTCTATGTAGCCAATAGATCACTCTTTCCCCTAAAGGAGCTGATACGAACTGCAGAACGCGTGGGGAGGTCTGGAGATCTCTCACAAAGGGTGAAGACTTCTCCCAACCTAGACGAAGTTGGCAAATTAGCATCTACATTTAATACAATGCTAGAACGCCTGGAACTCTCTGATAAGCAACTGAGAGAAACACTAGATGCTGAGAGAAGATTCGTAGCAGATGCATCCCATGAGCTCAGGACACCACTCACAACAATACTTGGAAATGCCGGCCTTCTACTCAAAGTGCCAAATATGAGCCCGGAAGATAGACAAGAATCCCTGGAGCAAATATATGAAGAAGCTGACAGGATGCGCAGGCTTGTATCGGACCTTTTGACCTTAGCTAGGGCCGATGCGGGCTTTAGGCTCAAACAGGAACCTGTAAAAGTACAACCAGTCGTAGAGTCCGCTGTCCGAGAGATGGAGCATAGAGCTACGGATCGACAGCTACGGATAGACAAGATATCCGATGTCGAGGTAGTAGGAGACAAAGATGCGCTGAAGCAGTTGGTCCTGATACTTCTAGATAATGCCATAAAATATACTAGGAACCAGGACTCCATTCAAGTCGAAGTCGAGAAGGATGATTCTCAAGCTGTTATAAGAGTGGCAGATACTGGTATAGGTATATCCCAGGAACATCTTCCCCATATCTTCGAGAGGTTTTACAGAGCAGATACATCCAGAAGCTCCGATGGCACAGGCCTAGGACTATCAATAGCCAAATGGATAGTAGAGCAACACTGCGGTTCAATAAGCGTTGCCTCCGAAATAGGCAAAGGTTCGATATTCGAAGTCAAACTGCCAGCTAAGAAGTAG
- a CDS encoding response regulator transcription factor produces MERPLILVIDDDKNITSFLRRALSYAGYEVKTAHNGQEGLQVALSNAPDLVILDWLMPDMDGIEVCKRLRSADNIPILMLTAKDEVSDRVQGLEAGADDYLVKPFAHEELIARVKALLRRASPDSRKVLRFADLSVDLGTREVKRGQRVIDLTAKEFDLLVTFMQHPRQVLTRDQLLQIVWGFDMEVESHVVAVYVGYLRDKLEAGGESRLIHTLRGVGYVLRESNEK; encoded by the coding sequence TTGGAAAGACCTCTAATCCTTGTAATAGATGATGACAAGAATATCACAAGCTTTCTAAGGAGAGCGCTATCCTACGCTGGATATGAAGTCAAAACTGCACACAATGGACAAGAAGGACTACAGGTAGCCTTATCTAATGCTCCGGATCTTGTGATACTTGACTGGTTAATGCCAGATATGGATGGCATAGAGGTATGCAAAAGACTCCGCTCAGCGGACAATATACCAATACTAATGCTGACGGCAAAGGACGAAGTATCCGACCGAGTGCAGGGGCTGGAGGCGGGAGCGGATGATTATCTTGTAAAACCCTTCGCACATGAGGAACTAATCGCCCGAGTGAAGGCTCTCCTGAGACGAGCCTCACCAGACTCGAGAAAAGTGCTGCGATTCGCTGACCTTTCGGTCGATTTGGGGACCAGAGAGGTCAAAAGAGGTCAAAGAGTCATAGATCTAACAGCTAAGGAATTTGATCTATTGGTTACCTTCATGCAACATCCCAGGCAGGTGCTAACCAGAGATCAGCTTTTGCAGATCGTGTGGGGTTTCGATATGGAGGTTGAATCTCACGTAGTAGCAGTTTACGTAGGATACCTAAGAGACAAACTGGAAGCAGGAGGGGAGTCCAGACTTATTCATACTTTGAGGGGCGTAGGATACGTTCTTAGGGAGTCTAACGAGAAATGA
- a CDS encoding FG-GAP repeat-containing protein: protein MYSRTLVITLFLIAMLPIRITHAASTSTQSWMFDFGCDNSPVAEGYIQVSNTMLYDTTRGYGLDRETSCRDRGTPDPVRRDFTNSSNYNFLLDVPNGDYQVTIIAGDAIASNNTSVMLEGQNVGTISSRSGSFGELTTVTRVMDTQLTMGFGRDGRVNGVIVIAIPYPTGLRLEDRVLIPDPSVTISWNPVEEAINYNIYRAEGNDGFERIGSTTKSSYVDTTVELGLSYRYAVTQVNSRGIESAKSNVLTINMWDESHPAPRAPQGIELDTATRDALEFSWNPVDDAILYYVYRSKNPTGPFERIGAISEAQYRDNLNPTINYYYQVRAVGIGGLSLPSETLKTPITKTPIRRMEKISRAPIAVHTDNGILVSWRLLASDPPNIAFDVYRNGHKINKSPIRDRTNYLDRSGDTEAVYTVKPIVRGHIWGKIESTTVWEKNYLDVPLHKPQGGVTPDGVEYTYSANDASVGDLDGDGDYEIVLKWDPSNSKDNSQAGYTGEVLLDAYELDGSLLWRINLGKNIRAGAHYTQFLVYDFDGDGKAEVVAKTADGTIDGTGRVIGDPNADYRNSEGRILEGPEYLTVFDGLTGRALATTNYDPPRGNVCDWGDCYGNRVDRFLAGVAYLDGQNPSFIMARGYYTRTVLVAYNWRDNKITKLWKFDSATPGYESYAGQGNHQLSVGDVDNDGRDEIIYGSMAIDDDGSPMYSTGLGHGDAMHLGDLDPQRPGLEVFQVHENANSPYGYEMHDAATGEILWGVRTGIDTGRGLAADIDPRYIGYEAWAVKGEWNSPTGGLHTANGDKISDNIPPANFAIWWDGDLTREILDHNWSQEQYVGVGTIGKWDYEHEKMVNLLTAHGTYSNNGTKGNPSLQADIFGDWREEVIWRTEDSSALRIYTTPYPTEYRFVTLMQDPIYRLGIAWQNVGYNQPPHTSFYLGSGMPKPSWKPLSTDEPIKVKLDLYPNRITHTNEKHNTLRALIRFPADIQGDVVAANSIHLLVDGDDLSPKNSRFGKVISKGNAILVPFRMNDLVNAAAEYTGKVEITILGYTQEGKTFWGTALIRVGE, encoded by the coding sequence ATGTATAGTCGCACTCTTGTAATTACATTGTTTCTAATAGCTATGCTCCCGATACGAATTACTCATGCAGCATCTACATCAACCCAAAGTTGGATGTTTGATTTCGGCTGTGATAATAGCCCTGTAGCCGAGGGGTATATACAGGTTTCGAACACTATGCTCTACGATACCACTAGAGGTTATGGTTTAGATAGAGAAACAAGTTGTCGAGATAGAGGGACACCAGACCCTGTACGTCGCGACTTTACTAATAGCTCAAATTACAACTTTCTGCTGGATGTGCCCAATGGAGACTATCAGGTAACTATCATCGCAGGAGATGCAATTGCCTCAAACAATACCTCAGTGATGCTAGAAGGACAGAACGTAGGCACTATCTCTAGTCGCAGCGGTAGCTTCGGAGAGCTAACGACCGTGACCAGAGTAATGGATACGCAACTAACTATGGGCTTTGGTAGGGATGGTAGAGTAAATGGAGTAATCGTTATAGCAATCCCCTACCCTACAGGTCTAAGGCTGGAAGATAGAGTCTTAATACCAGATCCCTCTGTAACTATCTCGTGGAATCCTGTTGAAGAGGCGATCAACTATAACATATACCGAGCCGAGGGCAACGATGGGTTTGAAAGGATCGGAAGTACAACCAAATCCTCGTATGTCGACACGACTGTGGAGTTAGGGCTTTCCTATAGATATGCCGTTACTCAGGTAAATAGCAGGGGAATAGAGTCCGCGAAGAGTAACGTACTAACAATAAATATGTGGGATGAATCACACCCGGCTCCCAGGGCCCCACAAGGGATCGAATTAGATACAGCTACAAGAGACGCTCTGGAATTTTCTTGGAATCCTGTGGATGATGCAATCTTATACTATGTCTATAGATCTAAGAATCCTACTGGGCCCTTTGAGCGAATAGGAGCTATAAGTGAGGCTCAATACCGAGACAACTTAAACCCTACCATAAACTATTACTACCAAGTACGTGCAGTTGGGATTGGTGGACTATCACTACCATCTGAAACCCTGAAAACGCCTATAACCAAAACCCCAATTAGGCGTATGGAGAAAATTAGCCGTGCTCCAATAGCAGTACATACTGATAACGGCATCTTAGTTAGTTGGAGACTACTTGCATCGGATCCTCCAAATATAGCATTTGATGTTTATAGAAATGGGCACAAAATAAATAAGTCACCAATCAGAGACCGAACAAATTATTTAGATAGGTCTGGCGATACCGAAGCAGTATATACCGTGAAGCCAATCGTTCGAGGACATATATGGGGCAAAATAGAAAGCACTACTGTATGGGAAAAGAATTATCTAGATGTTCCCCTTCACAAGCCGCAAGGTGGAGTCACACCAGACGGGGTTGAATATACATATAGCGCTAACGATGCTAGCGTTGGGGATCTAGATGGCGATGGAGACTACGAGATCGTATTGAAATGGGATCCGTCAAACTCAAAAGACAATTCTCAAGCCGGCTATACCGGTGAGGTCTTGTTGGATGCATATGAGCTCGACGGCAGCCTTCTTTGGAGAATAAATCTAGGCAAGAACATTAGGGCTGGAGCTCATTATACGCAGTTCTTGGTTTACGACTTCGACGGAGATGGTAAAGCAGAGGTGGTAGCAAAGACTGCCGATGGTACTATCGACGGCACAGGAAGAGTCATTGGTGATCCCAATGCTGACTATAGAAACAGCGAAGGGCGAATATTAGAAGGGCCGGAATACTTAACCGTATTCGATGGTCTCACTGGTAGAGCCCTTGCTACCACAAACTATGATCCACCCAGAGGAAACGTGTGTGATTGGGGTGATTGTTATGGCAACAGAGTAGACAGATTTCTTGCTGGAGTAGCATATCTTGACGGTCAAAATCCAAGTTTCATTATGGCTCGAGGCTACTATACACGTACAGTGTTAGTGGCCTACAACTGGCGAGATAATAAGATCACCAAACTCTGGAAGTTTGACAGCGCGACCCCTGGATATGAATCTTACGCTGGGCAAGGTAATCACCAACTTAGTGTTGGTGATGTAGATAACGATGGCCGAGATGAGATAATTTATGGCTCGATGGCTATAGATGATGATGGAAGTCCCATGTACTCAACAGGACTAGGGCATGGAGATGCTATGCATCTTGGCGACTTAGATCCCCAGAGGCCTGGTTTAGAAGTCTTTCAGGTTCATGAGAACGCTAATAGTCCGTACGGCTACGAAATGCATGATGCTGCCACTGGGGAGATCTTATGGGGAGTTAGGACAGGCATAGATACAGGTAGAGGTCTCGCGGCAGATATAGATCCCAGATACATAGGGTATGAAGCTTGGGCTGTTAAGGGAGAATGGAACAGCCCTACAGGGGGATTACATACAGCTAATGGAGATAAGATATCAGATAACATACCACCGGCAAATTTCGCTATATGGTGGGATGGGGACCTGACAAGAGAGATTCTGGACCACAATTGGTCTCAGGAGCAATATGTAGGGGTTGGTACTATTGGTAAGTGGGATTATGAGCACGAGAAGATGGTCAACCTCCTAACGGCTCACGGCACTTACTCCAACAACGGTACCAAGGGTAACCCTAGCCTACAGGCAGATATATTCGGAGACTGGCGAGAAGAAGTTATATGGAGAACTGAAGATAGCAGCGCGCTTAGGATCTACACTACTCCTTACCCAACCGAGTATCGATTTGTAACCCTCATGCAGGATCCGATTTATAGACTGGGTATTGCATGGCAGAATGTTGGATATAACCAGCCTCCGCACACCAGCTTCTATCTAGGCTCTGGTATGCCAAAACCCAGCTGGAAACCACTAAGCACTGATGAACCCATCAAGGTTAAATTGGACCTCTATCCAAACAGGATAACCCATACAAACGAGAAGCATAACACGCTCAGAGCACTTATAAGGTTTCCAGCTGACATACAAGGCGATGTTGTTGCGGCAAATAGCATCCATTTATTAGTAGACGGCGATGACCTATCTCCCAAGAATAGTAGGTTTGGAAAAGTCATAAGCAAAGGGAACGCCATTCTAGTACCTTTTAGAATGAACGACTTAGTTAACGCAGCAGCTGAGTATACAGGAAAGGTCGAGATAACAATCCTTGGATACACACAAGAAGGTAAAACTTTTTGGGGAACTGCTCTTATTAGGGTTGGGGAATAG